Proteins co-encoded in one Cydia strobilella chromosome 14, ilCydStro3.1, whole genome shotgun sequence genomic window:
- the LOC134747246 gene encoding mucin-2-like, whose amino-acid sequence MRIAALIALVQLSLATASDGETLTAAELNYQLSDNVLSPFYESSEETGVTFIRGSRAADSPQAPDIDVQCSGDYIDVTVEFADVYDGIIYSKGFLNDPKCKYVSLGGSQSRYSFRVPLNGCGSRPLCNACGTVDNVLVFQADDFVQGPLDFARKVSCARTSYELSTGQRQESHTLKLKPFMVDMLDVVAVEGPAGGVECWMDIQKGVFPNTTPLKDSIKIGEYLTILVYLKDVRNQFNLKIHDCWAYDSEQYDSPKTNKIQLTDKEGCPKKRKLIDLWQKSTNTGKSGATLIAYSKVSAFRFPETDQVYLTCNVELCTSNCEGDCKEITTEITTGPPQNKCYPGSTDPRCPKAIPPAPNCYPGSTDPRCPRPTTPAPTTSRKPVCYPGSPDPNCPQPTRPSTLSPPTYLPPSTTGQPKCYPGSIDPRCPRPTTPAPPNCYPGSTDPRCPRPTTPTPPNCYPGSTDPRCPRPTTPAPTTTARPNCYPGSTDPRCPRPTTPAPPNCYPGSTDPRCPRPTTPETTTTARPNCYPGSTDPRCPRPTTPAPPNCYPGNTDPRCPKPTTPKPVCYPGSPDPNCPQPPRPTTLSPPTYLPPSTTAQPKCYPGSNDPRCPQPTTPARPNCYPGSTDPRCPRPTTPARPNCYPGSTDPRCPRPTTPAPTTTARPNCYPGSTDPRCPRPTTSALPNCYPGNNDPRCPKPTTPKPVCYPGSPDPNCPQPPRPTTLSPPTYLPPSTTGQPKCYPGSNDPRCPKPTTPAPPNCYPGNNDPRCPRPTTPAPPNCYPGSTDPRCPRPTTPAPPNCFPGSTDPRCPKPTTPAPPNCYPGNTDPRCPRTTPVPTSTTRPNCYPGSTDPRCPRPSTPASPNCYPGSTDSRCPKPTSPKPVCYPGSPDPNCPQPSRPTTLTPPTYLPPEPEKPRCYPGSTDARCPRPSTLAPPNCFPGSTDPRCPKPTTPAPLNCYPGSTDPRCPKPTSQAPPNCYPGNNDPRCPRPTTPAPPRCFPGSSDPRCPKATTPAPPNCYPGNRDPRCPQTTPRPACYPGSPDPNCPQPSRPTTLTPPTYLPPTTAAPKCYPGSNDPRCPKPTTPEPPKCYPGSNDPRCPKPTTPAQPKCYPGSTDPRCPRPTTPAPPSCFPGSTDPRCPKPTTPAPPNCYPGNTDPRCPKPTTPAPPNCFPGSTDPRCPKPITPAPPNCYPGNTDPRCPRPTAPPQIKCYPGSTDPRCPKQTTPKPVCYPGSPDPNCPQPPKPTTLTPPTYLPPSTQAPRCYPGSNDPRCPKPTTQAPPNCYPGNNDPRCPRTTPPPTTQAPRCYPGSQDPRCPKPTTPAPSNCFPGSTDPRCPKPTTPAPPNCYPGNTDPRCPRPTTQAPPNCYPGSTDPRCPRPTSPAPPNCYPGSTDPRCPKPTTPAPPRCYPGSNDPRCPKPTTPAPPNCFPGSQDPRCPKPTTPKPVCYPGSPDPNCPQPPKTTTVGPTYLPPSTQGPRCYPGSNDPRCPKPTTQAPPNCYPGNNDPRCPRPTTQAPPNCYPGSTDPRCPKPTTLAPTTQAPRCYLGSNDPRCPKPTTQAPPNCYPGNNDRRCPRPTPPPTTTKPACYPGSPDANCPQPSRPTTLTPPTYLPPSTQGPRCYPGSNDPRCPRPITQAPPNCYPGSTDPRCPKPTTLAPTTQPAPRCYPGSQDPRCPRPTTQAPPNCYPGSTDPRCPKPTTLAPTTQPAPRCYPGSQDPRCPKPTTQKPACYPGSPDPNCPQPPRPTTLTPPTYLPPSTQGPRCYPGSTDPRCPKTTTQAPPNCYPGNTDPRCPRPTTQAPPNCYPGSTDPRCPRPTTQAPPNCYPGSTDPRCPRPTTQAPPNCYPGSTDPRCPKPTTLASTTQPAPRCYPGSQDPRCPKPTSQKPVCYPGSPDPNCPQPPRPTTLTPPTYLPPSTQGPRCYPGSSDPRCPKPTTQAPPNCYPGNTDPKCPRPTTPAPPRCYPGSTDPRCPKPTTPAPTTPAPTTPAPLRCYPGSQDPRCPKPTTQKPRCYPGSPDPNCPQPPRPTTVSPPTYLPPSTQGPRCYPGSTDPRCPQPTTPSSCYPGSNDPKCPQPFRPSSTNPPSTYLPPFPSENEIRGGRTAKNLDYDDEAQAAIDNFQFTRTKPRSRKARDVSHLVETIAQATNNSAVIYITVGSVLLMLLSATVAVYMYKNNKKSNPQSTC is encoded by the exons ctgtCGCTCGCTACAGCTTCAGATGGCGAAACCCTTACTGCTGCCGAGCTGAACTACCAGCTCTCTGACAATGTCCTCTCCCCCTTCTACGAGTCCTCGGAGGAAACTGGAGTCACCTTCATCCGCGGCTCGCGAGCGGCTGACTCGCCTCAGGCACCTGATATAGATGTCCAATGTTCGGGCGATTATATAGATGTTACTGTGGAATTCGCCGATGTTTACGATGGAATCATTTACAGTAAAGGGTTCTTGAATGATCCTAAATGCAA ATACGTGTCGCTGGGCGGCAGTCAGTCTCGCTACTCGTTCCGAGTACCGCTGAATGGCTGCGGCTCCCGGCCTCTATGCAACGCTTGCGGCACTGTTGACAATGTACTCGTCTTCCAAGCTGATGACTTCGTGCAGGGCCCGCTTGACTTCGCCAGAAAG GTGTCATGCGCTCGCACATCATACGAGCTGTCCACCGGGCAGCGCCAGGAGTCACACACGCTCAAACTGAAGCCGTTCATGGTTGATATGTTAGATGTGGTCGCGGTTGAAGGACCAGCCGGTGGCGTGGAATGCTGGATGGACATACAGAAGGGTGTCTTCCCCAAT ACGACCCCGCTAAAAGACTCCATCAAGATCGGCGAGTACCTGACCATCCTGGTGTACCTGAAGGATGTGAGGAACCAGTTCAACCTGAAGATCCACGACTGCTGGGCGTATGATAGTGAACAGTACGACAGCCCGAAGACCAACAAGATACAACTTACGGACAAAGAGGGATGTCCAAA GAAGAGGAAGCTTATAGATTTGTGGCAAAAGAGCACAAACACTGGCAAAAGCGGCGCCACCCTCATTGCTTACAGTAAAGTTAGCGCCTTTCGCTTTCCTGAGACCGACCAGGTCTATCTCACTTGCAATGTCGAG CTCTGCACGAGCAACTGCGAAGGAGACTGCAAAGAAATCACGACCGAAATAACAACAGGCCCACCTCAGAACAAATGCTATCCCGGATCCACAGATCCCAGGTGTCCAAAAGCCATACCACCCGCA CCTAACTGCTACCCTGGAAGCACAGATCCTCGATGCCCAAGACCAACCACACCAGCCCCCACCACATCAAGAAAACCTGTATGCTACCCCGGATCCCCTGACCCTAACTGCCCTCAACCAACTCGTCCTTCTACGTTGTCTCCGCCAACATATTTACCGCCGTCAACTACTGGACAACCCAAATGTTACCCTGGAAGTATCGACCCACGATGCCCAAGACCAACTACACCAGCGCCCCCAAATTGCTACCCTGGATCCACGGATCCCCGTTGCCCAAGACCAACAACGCCTACCCCACCAAACTGTTACCCTGGATCCACGGATCCTCGTTGCCCAAGACCCACTACCCCCGCACCAACAACCACTGCTCGTCCTAATTGCTACCCTGGGTCCACAGATCCACGTTGCCCAAGACCAACTACTCCAGCCCCACCTAATTGCTACCCTGGATCTACGGATCCTCGTTGCCCAAGACCCACTACCCCCGAAACAACAACCACTGCTCGTCCTAATTGCTATCCCGGATCCACAGATCCACGTTGCCCAAGACCAACTACACCAGCGCCCCCTAATTGCTACCCTGGAAACACCGACCCTCGATGCCCTAAACCTACCACACCAAAACCAGTGTGTTACCCTGGATCCCCTGATCCCAACTGTCCGCAACCCCCAAGACCAACTACCTTATCACCACCAACTTACTTACCCCCATCAACTACAGCACAGCCTAAATGCTATCCTGGAAGTAACGATCCTAGATGCCCACAGCCTACTACACCAGCACGCCCAAATTGCTACCCTGGATCCACGGATCCCCGTTGCCCAAGACCAACAACGCCTGCCCGACCAAACTGTTACCCTGGATCAACGGATCCTCGTTGCCCAAGACCCACTACCCCCGCACCAACAACCACTGCTCGACCTAATTGCTACCCTGGGTCCACAGATCCACGTTGCCCAAGACCAACTACTTCAGCACTCCCTAACTGCTACCCTGGCAACAACGACCCTCGATGCCCTAAACCTACCACACCAAAACCAGTGTGCTACCCTGGATCCCCTGATCCCAACTGTCCGCAACCCCCAAGACCAACTACCTTATCACCACCAACTTACTTACCCCCATCAACCACTGGACAGCCGAAATGCTACCCCGGAAGTAACGACCCTCGTTGTCCCAAACCGACCACCCCAGCACCACCGAATTGTTACCCTGGAAACAATGACCCAAGGTGCCCTAGACCGACCACCCCAGCACCTCCTAATTGTTATCCTGGATCCACAGATCCACGTTGCCCAAGACCCACAACTCCTGCTCCACCAAATTGCTTCCCAGGATCAACCGATCCTCGTTGCCCCAAACCTACTACGC CTGCCCCACCAAACTGTTACCCTGGAAACACGGATCCACGTTGTCCAAGGACTACCCCTGTGCCTACAAGCACTACCCGGCCCAATTGCTACCCTGGATCCACGGATCCACGTTGCCCAAGACCCAGTACTCCTGCCTCACCAAACTGCTACCCCGGATCAACAGACTCTCGTTGTCCAAAACCGACTTCTCCTAAACCTGTTTGCTATCCAGGTTCTCCCGATCCTAACTGTCCACAACCATCAAGACCTACAACCCTAACTCCTCCAACATACTTACCCCCTGAACCGGAGAAACCTAGGTGCTACCCTGGTTCCACTGATGCGAGATGTCCTAGGCCATCTACTCTAGCACCACCTAATTGCTTCCCTGGGTCAACTGATCCTCGTTGCCCCAAACCTACCACTCCAGCACCTCTAAATTGTTATCCTGGGTCCAC TGATCCAAGATGCCCTAAGCCAACTTCTCAAGCCCCACCTAACTGCTATCCAGGGAATAATGACCCTAGATGTCCAAGACCAACTACCCCTGCTCCTCCTAGATGCTTCCCTGGAAGCTCCGATCCTCGTTGCCCAAAAGCAACTACCCCAGCCCCTCCCAATTGCTACCCTGGTAACAGGGACCCTCGCTGTCCCCAAACGACTCCTAGACCCGCTTGCTACCCTGGTTCCCCTGACCCTAACTGCCCTCAGCCATCACGACCAACCACTTTGACCCCACCAACATACCTTCCACCTACAACTGCGGCTCCAAAGTGCTACCCTGGTTCTAATGATCCACGTTGTCCAAAACCCACAACGCCTGAACCTCCTAAATGTTATCCGGGATCAAATGATCCTCGCTGCCCGAAACCAACCACACCAGCTCAGCCAAAGTGTTACCCTGGAAGCACAGATCCAAGATGCCCCAGACCAACTACGCCAGCACCCCCCAGTTGCTTCCCCGGATCAACCGATCCTCGTTGCCCAAAACCAACTACCCCAGCTCCGCCAAACTGCTATCCTGGCAACACAGATCCAAGATGCCCAAAACCCACAACTCCAGCTCCTCCCAATTGCTTCCCCGGGTCAACCGATCCTCGTTGCCCAAAACCAATTACCCCAGCCCCTCCGAACTGCTATCCTGGCAACACAGATCCAAGATGCCCAAGACCTACAGCACCTCCTCAAATCAAATGTTACCCAGGATCAACCGATCCTAGATGTCCAAAACAAACAACTCCTAAGCCTGTTTGCTACCCCGGTTCCCCGGACCCTAACTGCCCACAACCTCCAAAACCTACTACTTTAACGCCACCTACTTACCTACCACCTTCCACTCAAGCACCAAGGTGTTACCCAGGCTCGAATGACCCTAGGTGCCCTAAACCAACTACCCAGGCACCTCCTAACTGCTATCCAGGAAATAATGACCCTAGATGTCCTAGAACTACTCCACCACCAACCACTCAAGCTCCGAGATGTTACCCAGGCAGCCAAGACCCTAGGTGTCCTAAACCAACAACTCCTGCCCCTTCTAATTGCTTCCCTGGATCAACCGATCCTCGCTGCCCAAAACCGACAACCCCTGCACCTCCGAACTGCTATCCAGGAAACACAGACCCTAGGTGCCCTAGACCTACAACCCAGGCACCTCCTAATTGCTACCCTGGAAGTACCGACCCTAGATGTCCTAGACCTACTAGCCCTGCCCCTCCTAACTGTTACCCTGGATCCACTGATCCTAGATGCCCTAAGCCTACAACTCCAGCACCTCCAAGGTGCTATCCAGGAAGTAATGACCCTAGATGCCCTAAACCTACCACACCAGCCCCACCAAATTGCTTCCCAGGTAGCCAAGACCCTAGATGTCCTAAGCCCACAACACCTAAACCTGTCTGCTATCCAGGATCTCCCGACCCGAACTGCCCACAACCACCAAAAACAACGACGGTGGGACCCACATACTTGCCACCTTCCACTCAAGGACCTAGATGTTATCCTGGCTCGAATGACCCTAGGTGTCCTAAACCAACGACACAGGCACCTCCTAATTGCTATCCAGGAAATAATGACCCTAG GTGTCCTAGACCAACTACCCAGGCTCCACCTAATTGCTACCCTGGAAGCACTGACCCTAGGTGTCCTAAGCCAACAACTTTGGCACCTACTACTCAAGCTCCTAGATGCTACCTAGGCTCAAATGACCCACGGTGCCCTAAAC CTACCACACAAGCGCCCCCTAACTGTTATCCAGGAAACAATGACCGTAGGTGCCCTCGACCCACGCCCCCGCCAACCACAACAAAACCCGCGTGCTACCCTGGTTCTCCCGACGCTAACTGCCCACAACCATCAAGACCTACAACATTAACTCCTCCCACTTATCTGCCACCTTCCACCCAAGGTCCAAGATGTTACCCAGGCTCTAATGATCCTAGATGTCCTAGGCCTATCACTCAGGCGCCGCCAAACTGCTATCCTGGAAGCACAGACCCTAGGTGTCCTAAGCCTACTACTTTAGCACCAACTACCCAACCTGCTCCCAGATGCTATCCAGGCAGCCAAGATCCTAG ATGTCCTAGACCTACTACTCAGGCACCGCCTAATTGCTACCCTGGAAGCACAGACCCAAGGTGCCCTAAGCCTACCACTTTAGCACCAACTACCCAACCTGCACCCAGATGCTACCCAGGCAGCCAAGATCCTAGATGCCCTAAACCTACGACACAAAAACCCGCATGCTACCCTGGATCTCCCGATCCTAACTGCCCACAACCTCCAAGACCTACGACTTTAACGCCACCTACTTACCTGCCACCTTCCACTCAAGGGCCTAGGTGTTACCCTGGCTCAACCGACCCTAGGTGCCCTAAGACAACTACCCAAGCTCCACCAAATTGCTACCCTGGAAACACAGACCCTAGATGTCCTAGGCCTACCACTCAAGCACCGCCTAATTGTTACCCTGGAAGCACAGACCCTAGGTGTCCTAGACCAACTACCCAGGCTCCGCCAAATTGCTACCCTGGAAGCACAGACCCTAGATGTCCTAGGCCTACTACTCAAGCACCGCCTAATTGCTACCCTGGAAGCACAGACCCTAGGTGCCCTAAGCCTACCACTTTAGCATCAACTACCCAACCTGCACCCAGATGCTACCCAGGCAGCCAAGATCCTAGATGCCCTAAACCTACGTCACAAAAACCCGTATGTTACCCTGGATCTCCCGATCCTAACTGCCCACAACCTCCAAGACCTACGACTTTAACGCCACCTACTTACCTGCCACCTTCCACTCAAGGGCCTAGGTGTTATCCTGGCTCAAGCGACCCTAGGTGCCCTAAACCTACTACTCAAGCTCCACCGAATTGCTACCCTGGAAACACAGACCCTAAATGTCCAAGACCCACAACCCCGGCACCTCCAAGATGTTACCCAGGAAGCACAGATCCTCGTTGTCCCAAACCAACTACCCCCGCACCTACCACCCCCGCGCCGACTACCCCAGCACCACTCAGGTGTTACCCTGGCAGCCAAGACCCTAGGTGCCCAAAGCCAACCACACAAAAGCCACGTTGTTACCCTGGATCCCCTGATCCTAACTGTCCCCAACCACCACGACCTACCACAGTAAGTCCTCCGACTTATTTGCCGCCTTCTACGCAAGGGCCGAGATGCTACCCAGGATCAACTGATCCTCG GTGCCCGCAACCTACCACTCCTAGTTCTTGCTACCCAGGATCGAACGACCCTAAATGCCCTCAACCCTTCAGGCCAAGCAGCACTAATCCTCCATCGACATATCTACCGCCTTTCCCTAGTGAAAATGAAATTAGGGGCGGAAGAACTGCAAAAAATTTAGACTACGATGATGAAGCCCAGGCTGCTATAG ATAACTTTCAGTTCACAAGGACGAAACCTCGTTCCAGAAAAGCCCGTGATGTCAGTCACTTAGTCGAAACCATTGCCCAAGCAACCAACAATTCCGCTGTCATCTACATCACAGTTGGTTCAGTCCTACTCATGCTCTTATCTGCAACCGTTGCTGTGTATATGtacaaaaataacaagaaaTCTAACCCACAGAGTACTTGTTAA